The following proteins come from a genomic window of Anopheles ziemanni chromosome 3, idAnoZiCoDA_A2_x.2, whole genome shotgun sequence:
- the LOC131286857 gene encoding chitin deacetylase 1 produces the protein MVKFLALIGIIALTVASATAEVRIKRQAEETTKKEESFEKELCKDKDAGEWFRLVAGEGDNCRDVIQCTSSGLQAIRCPAGLYFDIEKQTCDWKDAVKNCKFKNKERKVKPLLITDEPLCQEGFLACGDGNCIERGLFCNGEKDCTDGSDENSCDIESDPNRAPPCDESVCQLPDCFCSEDGTTIPNNLPAKDVPMMITITFDDAINNNNIDLYKEIFNGKRKNPNGCDIKATYFVSHKYTNYSAVQETHRKGHEIAVHSITHNDEERFWSNATVDDWAKEMAGMRIIIEKYANITDNSVVGVRAPYLRVGGNNQFTMMEEQAFLYDSTITAPLSNPPLWPYTMYFRMPHRCHGNLQSCPTRSHAVWEMVMNELDRREDPTNDEYLPGCAMVDSCSNILTGDQFYNFLNHNFDRHYDQNRAPLGLYFHAAWLKNNPEFLDAFLYWIDEVLANHNDVYFVTMTQVIQWMQNPRTTNEVKNFEPWREKCVVEGQPSCWVPHSCKLTSKEVPGETINLQTCVRCPNNYPWVNDPTGDGFF, from the exons ATGGTGAAGTTTCTGGCCTTAATTGGCATCATCGCGCTGACGGTGGCATCAG cCACGGCCGAGGTACGAATCAAGCGACAGGCGGAAGAGACCACCAAGAAGGAAGAGTCATTCGAGAAAGAGCTTTGCAAAGACAAAGACGCCGGAGAATGGTTCCGGTTGGTAGCGGGCGAGGGCGATAACTGCCGCGACGTCATCCAGTGCACCTCGTCG GGTCTGCAAGCGATCCGCTGCCCGGCCGGGCTGTACTTCGACATCGAGAAGCAAACGTGCGACTGGAAGGACGCGGTCAAGAACTGCAAATTCAAGAACAAGGAGCGCAAGGTGAAGCCGCTGCTGATCACCGACGAGCCGCTCTGCCAGGAGGGCTTCCTGGCCTGCGGTGACGGTAACTGCATCGAGCGTGGCCTCTTCTGTAACGGCGAGAAGGACTGTACCGACGGCTCGGACGAGAACTCCTGCG ACATCGAAAGCGACCCGAACCGTGCGCCACCGTGCGACGAGTCGGTGTGCCAGCTGCCGGACTGCTTCTGCTCGGAGGACGGTACCACCATCCCGAACAACCTGCCGGCGAAGGATGTGCCGATGATGATCACCATCACGTTCGACGACgcgatcaacaacaacaacatcgacCTGTACAAGGAGATCTTCAACGGCAAGCGCAAGAACCCGAACGGCTGCGACATCAAGGCGACATACTTTGTCTCGCACAAGTACACCAACTACTCGGCGGTGCAGGAGACGCACCGCAAGGGTCACGAGATTGCGGTACACTCGATCAC TCACAACGATGAGGAACGCTTCTGGTCGAACGCGACGGTGGACGACTGGGCGAAGGAGATGGCCGGCATGAGGATCATCATCGAGAAGTACGCCAACATCACGGACAACTCGGTCGTGGGAGTGCGTGCGCCGTACCTGCGCGTCGGAGGCAACAACCAGTTCACCATGATGGAGGAGCAGGCGTTCCTGTACGACTCGACGATCACGGCCCCTCTGTCCAACCCGCCGCTCTGGCCGTACACCATGTACTTCCGCATGCCGCACCGGTGTCACGGTAATCTGCAGAGCTGCCCGACGCGCTCGCACGCCGTCTGGGAGATGGTGATGAACGAGCTCGATCGCCGGGAGGACCCGACCAACGACGAGTACCTGCCGGGCTGCGCCATGGTCGACTCCTGCTCGAACATCCTCACCGGGGACCAGTTCTACAACTTCCTCAATCACAACTTCGACCGGCACTACGACCAGAACCGCGCGCCCCTCGGACTGTACTTCCACGCCGCCTGGCTGAAGAACAACCCGGAGTTCCTGGACGCGTTCCTCTACTGGATCGACGAGGTGCTGGCCAACCACAACGACGTCTACTTCGTCACCATGACGCAGGTCATCCAGTGGATGCAGAACCCGAGGACGACCAACGAGGTCAAGAACTTCGAGCCGTGGAGGGAGAAGTGTGTCGTCGAGGGCCAGCCCTCATGCTGGGTGCCGCACTCCTGCAAGCTCACCTCCAAGGAGGTGCCCGGGGAGACGATCAACCTGCAAACCTGCGTCCGCTGCCCCAACAACTACCCGTGGGTCAACGATCCGACCGGAGATGGCTTCTTCTAA